One region of Bactrocera neohumeralis isolate Rockhampton chromosome 5, APGP_CSIRO_Bneo_wtdbg2-racon-allhic-juicebox.fasta_v2, whole genome shotgun sequence genomic DNA includes:
- the LOC126758620 gene encoding gamma-butyrobetaine dioxygenase — MIAPAFCALTRVARSSVSHLQKVVRRHLSASVEEGKYVLVQRHKSCDNAIMKFPSVWLRDNCYCEQCYHHSSKSRRIDWDRFDTEVVALDVQVDSVAEQVVIKWSDQHTSTYDLKWLREREFSDERRQRYLNGFYRPKPKHWAGQQFKEITETFKFQDVMQTDEALQQWLEALAVRGVVIIEDAPLENTVVRQLADRVGFIRRTTYGEEFIVQAKPGAKNYAYLSDPLPLHTDLPYYEYKPSVNILHCVVQSQSVGGSNLLVDGFHIADRLRDEHPADYRILTETQVDWNDIGSEDGRSFHNIWRAPVICLDSDGNYTRINHSIPQRDSHFSVPLRAVIPWYQAYAKFVRLARRDAFAFKTKPGDVLTFNNIRLLHGRTGYDDSEQNVRYIVGAYLDWDIIYSKLRVLKSAQAESLNVGSALQQ; from the exons ATGATCGCACCCGCTTTCTGTGCGTTGACGCGTGTCGCGCGCAGTTCCGTTTCGCATTTACAAAAAGTCGTGCGTCGTCACTTGAGCGCCTCCGTGGAGGAGGGTAAATATGTTTTAGTGCAACGGCATAAATCGTGTGATAATGCAATTATGAAATTTCCGAGTGTGTGGCTACGTGACAACTGCTACTGTGAGCAGTGCTACCATCACAGTTCAAAGTCGCGTCGCATCGATTGGGATCGCTTCGATACTGAAGTGGTGGCTCTCGATGTTCAG GTTGATTCGGTTGCTGAGCAAGTTGTGATTAAGTGGAGTGATCAGCATACTTCCACTTATGATCTGAAGTGGCTGCGCGAGCGTGAATTCAGTGATGAGCGCAGACAACGGTATTTGAATGGATTTTATCGGCCAAAACCAAAACATTGGGCCGGTCAGCAGTTCAAAGAAATTACGGAAACTTTCAAATTTCAAGATGTGATGCAAACAGATGAGG CTCTACAACAATGGCTTGAGGCACTAGCAGTACGCGGTGTGGTCATCATCGAAGACGCGCCACTGGAAAACACGGTTGTACGTCAATTAGCCGACCGTGTGGGTTTTATACGACGCACCACCTACGG CGAAGAGTTCATTGTGCAGGCGAAACCAGGCGCTAAGAACTACGCCTACCTCTCCGATCCGCTGCCGCTGCACACGGACCTACCCTACTATGAATACAAGCCGAGCGTGAATATATTGCACTGCGTGGTGCAGTCGCAGTCAGTTGGCGGCAGTAATCTGTTAGTCGACGGATTTCACATAGCCGATCGCTTGCGCGACGAACACCCAGCGGATTACCGTATACTAACGGAGACGCAGGTCGATTGGAATGATATCGGCAGTGAGGATGGGCGGAGTTTTCACAATATCTGGCGCGCGCCGGTGATATG TTTAGACAGTGACGGAAATTACACGCGTATAAATCACAGCATTCCGCAGCGCGACAGTCATTTCTCCGTGCCGTTGCGCGCCGTCATACCCTGGTACCAGGCCTACGCCAAGTTTGTGCGTTTGGCGCGCCGCGACGCTTTTGCATTTAAAACGAAACCCGGCGACGTTTTGACTTTCAATAATATTCGTCTGCTGCACGGTCGCACCGGGTACGATGACTCCGAGCAGAATGTACGGTACATTGTGGGCGCCTACCTCGACTGGGACATCATCTATTCGAAGCTGCGCGTATTGAAGAGCGCACAGGCGGAAAGCCTCAATGTTGGCAGCGCGCTGCAGCAGtag